The Gilliamella apicola genome window below encodes:
- a CDS encoding glucan biosynthesis protein G, whose product MYNLLPISQFSKTVTCKILCIVSTLCISFSSSAFSFKDVVTKAEKLSKKNYVQPTKNIPNELATLQFADYQKIQFNHEKAFWNDKKTRFKLEFYHEGMYFDTPVQINEIANNKVNEIKFDPSYFDLSKVGLDNLNTKKLGFAGFKVHYPINNPDKTDDEIFTALGGSYFRAVGKDQRYGLSARGLAIDTGEMTGEEFPRFKEFWIERPLPKQKHLVIYALLDSPSVTGAYKLTLVPSVDTTITVEAKIFFRNAVNKLGIAPLTSMYLFGPNQPSPLLNYRPAMHDSNGLSILSSNGEWIWRPLNNPKRLSFSSYSLDDPKGFGLIQRDNGFEDYQDLDDHYELRPSVWTEILGNWQKGRVELVEIPTADETNDNIVSFWVPEKHYKSGDSLDIKYRLHYSLNEKQRYPDNVARATSTRLSLGDIKQANLIRKLDGSNAYVIDFAGPNLSEQEPVKAISSINNGSIVSCDVEYNSVTKGWRVLLRFNVKDNKKPTDIRVQLASEKTNQILSETWSGQYPGQ is encoded by the coding sequence CAGAAAAGCTATCCAAGAAAAATTATGTACAACCCACAAAGAACATACCCAATGAATTAGCCACGCTACAATTTGCTGATTATCAAAAAATTCAATTTAATCATGAAAAAGCCTTTTGGAATGATAAAAAAACTCGTTTTAAATTAGAGTTCTATCATGAAGGAATGTATTTTGATACGCCCGTTCAAATTAATGAAATTGCCAATAATAAAGTTAATGAAATTAAATTCGATCCAAGTTATTTTGATTTAAGTAAAGTTGGATTGGATAATCTAAACACAAAAAAACTTGGATTTGCTGGATTTAAAGTTCATTATCCAATAAATAACCCAGATAAAACCGATGATGAAATTTTTACAGCTCTTGGTGGTAGCTATTTCCGTGCAGTTGGAAAAGATCAACGATATGGTTTGTCTGCTCGAGGGTTAGCAATTGATACTGGTGAGATGACAGGTGAAGAGTTTCCTCGTTTTAAAGAATTTTGGATCGAAAGACCACTTCCTAAACAAAAACATTTAGTCATTTATGCCTTACTCGATTCACCTAGCGTAACTGGTGCTTATAAGCTTACTTTAGTACCAAGCGTAGATACCACAATAACCGTAGAAGCTAAAATCTTTTTTCGCAATGCGGTAAATAAACTTGGCATCGCACCTTTAACTAGTATGTATTTATTTGGTCCAAACCAGCCATCACCTTTATTAAATTATCGACCAGCAATGCATGATTCTAATGGACTATCGATTTTATCTAGCAATGGTGAATGGATATGGCGACCATTGAATAATCCTAAGCGGTTATCTTTTTCTTCATATAGTTTAGATGATCCTAAAGGTTTTGGATTGATTCAGCGTGATAATGGATTTGAGGATTACCAAGATCTTGATGATCATTATGAACTTCGTCCTAGTGTTTGGACAGAAATATTAGGTAATTGGCAAAAAGGTCGGGTTGAACTGGTTGAAATCCCAACTGCAGATGAAACAAACGATAATATCGTTTCTTTCTGGGTGCCTGAAAAACATTATAAATCTGGTGACAGTCTTGATATTAAATACCGATTGCACTATTCATTAAATGAAAAGCAACGCTATCCCGATAATGTAGCTAGAGCAACTAGCACTCGACTATCATTAGGTGATATAAAGCAAGCAAATTTAATTCGTAAACTAGATGGTTCGAACGCTTACGTTATTGACTTTGCTGGCCCTAATTTATCAGAACAAGAACCTGTTAAAGCAATATCAAGCATCAATAACGGATCTATTGTGAGCTGTGATGTAGAATATAATTCAGTAACAAAAGGTTGGCGAGTTCTTCTTCGGTTCAATGTTAAAGACAATAAAAAACCAACGGATATTCGCGTTCAGTTAGCTTCGGAAAAAACGAATCAAATTTTATCTGAGACCTGGAGCGGTCAATATCCTGGACAATAA
- the mdoH gene encoding glucans biosynthesis glucosyltransferase MdoH, giving the protein MKKDYFATLSGADSWRQKSKNNEIEPNDTEFLKYRLNQIGDTSNYIDERNQQPSYPKVERVSIQPQTWNKRYKSNFKAKVNLIAVIRRLIMFALIVIQTYFGTTYLSTLLPYQSWQKINFMANWANNPELAIYSIVPYIIQGFIIFLFAILFAWISIGFWTSVMGLILAVIRKDRYTIEIPKDAAKHIDVNHRTALVMPICNEDVARVFAGLQATYQSLVETGHADCCDFYILSDTNDPDLYVNELKAWADFNAQKDNNGCQIFYRHRKRRVKRKSGNIDDFCRRWGHLYEYMLILDADSIMTGDCILNMIAMMEMTPKAGILQSPPKSVRMKTLYGRIQQFANQIYSDIFCAGTHFWQLSEAQYWGHNAMIRLKPFIEHCILSPLQKRKGPIHILSHDLVEATLMRRAGYGVWIAYNINGSYEELPGNMIEDLKRDNRWCMGNLINLRLIFKSGITLTHRVMFLTSGMAYISSLLWLIFLFFSTLLLLVFNLSDQQYFFQPNQFYPTWPRWDENLALQLLSTTMVLLFAPKFFSYSIIIAKTGAKDVGGIFKLTLSIFIEMFWSMILAPIRMIFHSKFVIKAWLGSKIQWKSPSRNDDALTWGESFYFCWPLSLLGIIWLGVIIWLNPQFTYWYIAILIPLTISPLVVRVSGLSSIGMKTKKLGLFLTPEETHPAKAVTMTGEYLVKTEANIVEHGFIMTLIDPIYNALACALSTSRHLPNIKIEQRRLELIEQLKQADLEKINKEQQLAILEDPIILSELHQHIWQLQEKYDNLFTLWQNERQ; this is encoded by the coding sequence ATGAAAAAAGATTACTTTGCTACTCTTTCTGGCGCAGATAGTTGGCGCCAGAAATCAAAAAACAATGAAATTGAGCCAAATGATACTGAGTTTCTGAAATATCGCCTAAATCAAATTGGCGACACATCAAACTATATTGATGAAAGAAACCAGCAACCCAGTTATCCTAAAGTTGAACGCGTTTCGATTCAACCACAAACATGGAACAAACGCTATAAAAGCAATTTCAAAGCTAAAGTTAATCTCATCGCGGTTATCCGTCGCTTAATAATGTTTGCACTAATTGTAATACAAACATATTTCGGAACTACCTATCTATCAACACTGTTACCTTATCAAAGTTGGCAAAAAATTAATTTTATGGCTAATTGGGCGAATAATCCTGAATTAGCCATATACAGTATCGTCCCTTATATTATACAAGGATTTATTATTTTCCTATTTGCAATTTTGTTTGCTTGGATTTCAATTGGCTTTTGGACAAGCGTTATGGGACTGATTTTAGCTGTAATAAGAAAAGACCGCTATACTATTGAGATCCCTAAAGATGCAGCAAAACACATTGATGTTAATCATCGTACTGCGTTAGTTATGCCAATTTGTAATGAAGATGTAGCACGAGTTTTTGCTGGATTACAAGCGACCTATCAATCTTTGGTTGAAACTGGTCACGCAGATTGCTGTGATTTTTATATTTTAAGCGATACGAATGATCCCGATCTTTATGTAAATGAATTAAAAGCATGGGCTGATTTTAATGCACAAAAGGATAATAATGGATGCCAAATTTTTTACCGACATCGTAAACGTCGAGTGAAACGTAAAAGTGGTAACATTGATGACTTTTGTCGACGTTGGGGACATTTATATGAGTATATGTTAATACTTGACGCCGATAGTATTATGACAGGTGATTGTATTTTAAATATGATTGCCATGATGGAAATGACACCTAAAGCTGGCATATTACAGTCCCCGCCAAAATCAGTTAGAATGAAAACGCTTTATGGTCGAATTCAACAATTTGCCAATCAGATTTACAGTGATATTTTTTGTGCCGGAACCCATTTTTGGCAACTTAGCGAAGCACAGTATTGGGGGCACAATGCCATGATTCGCTTAAAACCGTTTATTGAACACTGTATTTTATCTCCACTACAAAAACGCAAAGGGCCAATTCATATTTTGTCACACGATCTAGTTGAAGCTACCTTAATGAGACGTGCAGGATATGGAGTTTGGATCGCCTATAATATAAATGGTAGTTATGAAGAATTACCGGGCAATATGATTGAAGATCTAAAACGAGATAACCGTTGGTGTATGGGGAACTTAATTAATTTAAGATTGATTTTTAAAAGTGGTATAACTTTAACACATAGGGTTATGTTTTTAACTAGTGGAATGGCTTATATTTCATCTTTATTATGGTTAATATTTTTATTTTTCTCAACGCTGCTTTTATTAGTTTTTAATTTATCCGATCAACAATATTTTTTCCAACCTAATCAATTTTATCCGACATGGCCAAGGTGGGATGAAAATTTGGCATTACAATTGTTATCTACAACGATGGTATTATTGTTTGCACCAAAATTCTTTAGTTATAGCATTATCATCGCTAAAACAGGCGCCAAAGATGTCGGTGGAATTTTCAAGCTAACTCTATCAATTTTCATCGAAATGTTCTGGTCGATGATACTTGCCCCAATACGCATGATATTCCATAGTAAGTTCGTGATAAAAGCATGGCTAGGCAGTAAAATTCAATGGAAATCACCTTCAAGAAACGATGATGCCTTAACATGGGGAGAATCTTTCTATTTTTGTTGGCCTCTCTCTTTATTAGGCATTATTTGGCTTGGCGTAATTATTTGGTTAAATCCTCAGTTTACTTACTGGTATATTGCTATTCTAATTCCACTGACTATTTCGCCATTAGTGGTTAGAGTTTCTGGATTATCAAGCATTGGTATGAAAACCAAAAAACTAGGTCTATTTTTAACGCCAGAAGAAACTCATCCAGCAAAAGCTGTGACCATGACAGGTGAATATCTAGTTAAAACGGAAGCTAATATCGTTGAACATGGTTTTATCATGACATTGATTGATCCTATTTACAATGCGCTAGCTTGCGCATTGTCCACTTCTCGCCATTTACCTAATATAAAAATTGAGCAAAGACGTCTTGAATTAATTGAGCAACTTAAACAAGCTGATTTAGAAAAAATTAATAAAGAACAACAGTTAGCAATTTTGGAAGATCCAATCATTCTTTCTGAATTACATCAGCATATATGGCAGCTGCAAGAAAAATACGACAATTTATTCACTTTATGGCAAAATGAACGTCAATAA
- the epmA gene encoding elongation factor P--(R)-beta-lysine ligase: MTWQPSASINNLLKRAKIISQVRQFFTDRCILEVETPTLSQYAVTDVHLNSFSTTFFRPGEFDEQLGRKMSLITSPEYHMKRLLAAGSGPIYQICKCFRNHEEISDFHNPEFTMLEWYRIQFDMMQMINEVDDLLQTILDCEPAERVSYQKAFQRHLNIDPLEADQATLVNAVNQLNIGIKTEEFDKDGLLQCLFTFGVEPHIGHDKPIAVYNFPASQAALAAISSEDHRVAGRFEFYYKGVELANGFKELTNPQEQKQRFEQNNQDRLNLNLPQQEIDIELLAAMENGLPDCAGVAVGLDRLIMLALNSKKLDDVISFTFERA; this comes from the coding sequence ATGACTTGGCAACCTTCCGCATCTATCAATAACCTACTTAAGCGCGCAAAAATTATTTCACAAGTACGACAATTTTTTACTGATCGCTGTATATTGGAAGTCGAAACGCCGACCTTGAGCCAATATGCCGTTACTGATGTGCATTTGAATTCTTTCTCCACTACCTTTTTTAGACCGGGTGAATTCGATGAACAGCTTGGGCGAAAGATGTCATTAATTACCAGTCCAGAATACCACATGAAACGTTTATTAGCAGCGGGAAGCGGTCCAATCTATCAGATTTGTAAATGTTTTCGCAATCATGAGGAAATCAGTGATTTTCATAATCCTGAATTTACTATGCTTGAATGGTATCGAATTCAATTTGATATGATGCAAATGATTAATGAAGTTGATGATCTATTACAAACAATTTTAGATTGTGAACCCGCGGAACGTGTTTCTTACCAAAAAGCGTTTCAACGTCACCTTAATATTGATCCATTAGAAGCAGATCAAGCAACATTAGTTAATGCTGTTAATCAATTAAATATCGGAATCAAAACAGAAGAGTTTGATAAAGATGGTTTATTACAATGTTTATTTACTTTTGGCGTTGAACCACATATTGGTCATGATAAACCTATTGCTGTATATAATTTCCCTGCGTCACAAGCAGCATTAGCCGCAATCAGCAGTGAAGATCATCGAGTTGCAGGTCGCTTTGAATTCTATTACAAAGGCGTTGAACTCGCTAATGGTTTTAAAGAATTAACTAATCCACAAGAACAAAAACAACGTTTTGAACAAAACAATCAAGATAGGCTCAATCTTAATCTACCTCAACAAGAAATCGATATTGAGCTATTAGCTGCTATGGAAAATGGCCTACCTGACTGTGCAGGAGTTGCGGTAGGTTTAGATCGCTTAATCATGTTAGCGCTAAATTCAAAGAAACTAGATGATGTAATTTCATTTACCTTTGAAAGGGCTTAG